One region of Bacteroidia bacterium genomic DNA includes:
- a CDS encoding quinone-dependent dihydroorotate dehydrogenase encodes MNLYSILRPLLFSLPAEAAHDLSLQSLKLAMHLPGIKGALGAKHANLPKTVAGITFRNPVGLAAGLDKNARFYHELFALGFGFIEIGTVTPRPQAGNAKPRLFRLPRQKAVINRMGFNNDGVAAVAKRLENRTDDMVIGGNIGKNKDTPNEQAEKDYVACFSALNGLVDYFVINLSSPNTPGLRELQNKEGLQRILGAVQDENHRQPGQRPVFLKIAPDLTNEQLDEIVEIALKNKLDGLVATNTTIERDGLEPDRVAAIGEGGMSGAPLTNKSTAVLNKLRERSQGKLALIGSGGVMTAQDAMNKFSSGADLVQLYTGFVFSGPGLIGEILDRIR; translated from the coding sequence ATGAATTTATATTCAATCCTGCGCCCGTTGCTTTTTTCCCTGCCTGCCGAGGCGGCCCACGACCTGAGCCTGCAATCCCTGAAGCTGGCCATGCACCTTCCGGGAATAAAGGGAGCGCTGGGTGCAAAGCACGCGAATTTACCGAAAACTGTGGCCGGAATTACATTCAGGAATCCGGTTGGGCTGGCTGCCGGGCTGGACAAAAATGCCCGCTTTTACCATGAACTATTTGCATTGGGATTTGGATTTATTGAAATAGGAACGGTAACGCCACGGCCACAAGCAGGCAATGCCAAACCACGATTGTTCCGGCTGCCCAGGCAGAAGGCGGTGATAAACCGCATGGGCTTTAACAACGATGGTGTGGCGGCTGTGGCAAAGCGCCTGGAAAATCGCACAGACGACATGGTGATTGGCGGCAACATTGGCAAGAACAAGGACACGCCCAATGAGCAAGCGGAGAAGGATTATGTAGCCTGTTTTTCTGCCTTAAACGGGCTGGTTGATTATTTTGTAATAAACCTAAGCTCGCCCAATACGCCCGGACTTCGGGAGCTGCAAAACAAGGAAGGACTACAGCGCATCCTGGGCGCTGTGCAGGACGAAAACCACAGGCAGCCGGGGCAGCGGCCGGTATTCCTGAAAATAGCGCCAGACCTCACCAATGAGCAGTTGGACGAGATTGTGGAAATAGCGCTGAAAAATAAGCTTGATGGCCTCGTGGCGACCAACACCACCATCGAGCGGGATGGCCTGGAACCAGACCGCGTGGCGGCCATTGGTGAGGGCGGAATGAGTGGTGCCCCGCTCACCAATAAATCCACGGCTGTGCTGAACAAGCTCCGCGAACGTTCCCAGGGAAAGCTTGCCCTCATTGGCTCCGGTGGTGTAATGACCGCACAGGACGCCATGAACAAATTCTCTTCGGGCGCTGATCTGGTGCAGCTTTATACCGGCTTCGTGTTTTCCGGCCCCGGGTTGATCGGGGAGATTCTGGATAGGATACGATAG
- a CDS encoding replication-associated recombination protein A, with product MAEAHDKRPLAERMRPRNLDDFIGQEHLLGKTSVLRQAVESGTVPSMIFWGPPGVGKTTMAHIIAENAGLPFYALSAISSGVKDLRKVIEEAEAGEQALLFIDEIHRFNKAQQDALLGAVERGTIVLIGATTENPSFEVISALLSRCQVYILKPHEKDDLVAIAHRAIKDDEILQQWQIEVKEWEAMLRLSGGDARRLLNVLELVVNSFKEKKVVITDELVMERVQQKMALYDKTGEQHYDIISAFIKSMRGSDPNAAVYWLARMLEGGEDPKFIARRMLILASEDIGNANPNALLLATSTFQAIDVIGMPEARIILSQCATYLASSAKSNASYEAIGAAQKLVRQQGDLPVPLHLRNAPTKLMKQIGYGKDYQYSHGFQDNFSAQEYLPEKLSGTKIYDPGKNPREEQLRQFLKQRWKGKYGY from the coding sequence ATGGCAGAAGCCCACGATAAACGCCCACTGGCCGAGCGGATGCGGCCCCGAAACCTTGATGATTTTATTGGGCAGGAACATCTGCTTGGCAAGACTTCGGTGCTGCGCCAGGCCGTGGAAAGCGGCACTGTACCTTCCATGATTTTCTGGGGACCACCAGGCGTGGGGAAAACCACCATGGCCCACATTATCGCTGAAAATGCGGGGCTGCCTTTCTATGCACTGAGCGCCATTAGTTCGGGCGTAAAGGATCTGCGCAAAGTGATAGAAGAAGCCGAAGCAGGAGAGCAGGCGCTGCTCTTTATTGACGAAATCCACCGCTTTAACAAAGCACAACAGGATGCCCTGCTGGGGGCGGTAGAACGCGGAACCATCGTATTGATTGGCGCCACCACAGAGAACCCTTCGTTTGAGGTGATCTCTGCCCTACTCTCCCGCTGCCAGGTGTATATTTTGAAACCACACGAAAAAGATGATTTGGTGGCCATTGCCCATCGCGCCATAAAGGATGACGAAATCCTGCAACAGTGGCAGATCGAAGTAAAGGAATGGGAGGCCATGCTCCGGCTGTCGGGAGGCGATGCACGCAGGCTGCTGAATGTGCTGGAACTGGTGGTGAACAGCTTTAAGGAGAAGAAGGTGGTGATAACGGATGAGCTCGTGATGGAGCGCGTGCAACAGAAAATGGCACTTTACGACAAAACCGGAGAGCAGCACTACGACATTATTTCTGCGTTCATAAAAAGCATGCGCGGCAGCGACCCCAATGCTGCGGTGTATTGGCTGGCGCGGATGCTGGAAGGTGGGGAGGACCCCAAGTTCATCGCCCGCAGGATGCTAATCCTGGCCTCAGAAGATATTGGCAATGCAAACCCCAATGCGCTGCTACTGGCCACCAGTACTTTCCAGGCCATTGATGTAATCGGGATGCCTGAAGCGCGGATCATCCTGTCGCAATGCGCTACCTACCTTGCTTCATCCGCAAAGAGCAATGCCAGTTACGAGGCCATTGGGGCTGCCCAGAAACTGGTGAGGCAGCAAGGCGACTTGCCTGTGCCGCTCCACCTGCGCAATGCGCCAACCAAGCTGATGAAGCAAATTGGCTATGGAAAGGATTACCAGTACAGCCACGGCTTTCAGGACAATTTCTCAGCGCAGGAATATTTGCCCGAAAAGCTCAGCGGCACCAAGATTTACGACCCCGGCAAAAACCCGCGCGAAGAGCAGCTCCGCCAGTTCCTGAAGCAGCGATGGAAGGGGAAGTATGGGTATTGA
- a CDS encoding Fic/DOC family N-terminal domain-containing protein encodes MTFNPDKPYNSLPFLPPRQSLIETLSILRQESKSAVALAELKGLARTLPNPKILLNAVILKEARASSEIENVITTQDKLYQALTATAANPDPATKEVLRYREALLSGFRLVRENGFLSTNGIVSIQQELEENDAGIRKLPGTALINDLTNKTIYTPPDNQETINKLMKNLEDYLNIDDDDEVSPLIKLAVQHYQFESIHPFYDGNGRTGRIINILYLVLKNLIDDPVLYLSAYIIHHKVTYYRLLQEVRTQAKWDAWVLFILKGIEITALQTIDQIKQINKIFSETQTIVQKSLPRIYSKDLIEQLFIHPYCKIEFLVNGMRLNRKTASNYLRSLEELKILESEEKGKELIFINTKLYQLLKKG; translated from the coding sequence ATGACCTTTAATCCTGATAAACCCTATAACAGTTTACCATTTTTGCCTCCCCGGCAATCACTGATTGAAACCTTATCAATCCTTCGTCAGGAGAGTAAATCGGCCGTAGCATTAGCAGAGCTAAAGGGTTTGGCCAGGACACTTCCAAATCCAAAAATACTCCTTAACGCTGTTATTCTGAAGGAAGCCCGCGCAAGCTCCGAAATCGAAAACGTGATAACCACCCAGGATAAACTATACCAAGCGTTGACAGCCACGGCAGCTAATCCAGATCCGGCCACTAAAGAAGTCCTGCGTTATCGGGAGGCATTGCTGTCCGGGTTTCGTCTCGTCAGGGAAAATGGATTTTTGAGCACCAATGGCATTGTATCCATTCAACAGGAATTGGAGGAGAATGATGCAGGCATTAGAAAATTGCCAGGAACAGCACTCATAAATGATCTGACGAATAAAACCATTTATACGCCCCCAGATAATCAGGAGACCATTAATAAGTTAATGAAGAACCTTGAAGACTATCTGAATATTGATGATGATGATGAGGTTTCACCACTGATCAAATTGGCTGTGCAGCATTATCAGTTTGAAAGCATTCATCCCTTCTATGATGGCAATGGTCGAACCGGCAGAATCATCAACATCTTGTATCTGGTGTTAAAAAATTTAATTGACGATCCGGTATTGTATTTAAGTGCCTATATTATCCACCACAAAGTGACCTATTATCGTTTGCTGCAAGAAGTGCGAACACAGGCGAAATGGGATGCTTGGGTGTTGTTTATATTGAAGGGCATCGAAATTACCGCACTGCAAACCATTGATCAAATAAAACAAATCAACAAGATATTTTCTGAGACTCAGACAATTGTTCAGAAAAGCCTTCCCCGAATTTATTCGAAAGATCTTATTGAGCAATTGTTCATTCATCCTTATTGTAAAATTGAGTTTCTGGTGAATGGAATGAGACTGAACCGAAAAACAGCTTCCAATTATCTTAGAAGTTTAGAAGAATTAAAAATCCTTGAATCAGAAGAAAAAGGAAAAGAATTGATATTTATAAACACTAAATTATATCAATTACTAAAAAAAGGATAA
- a CDS encoding DUF3109 family protein — protein MLIHRETLISDDVINEEFVCNISKCKGICCVEGDFGAPLEKDEIQQIKSDYKKKPAQHQQRLKAH, from the coding sequence ATGCTTATCCATCGGGAAACATTGATTTCGGATGATGTAATCAACGAGGAGTTTGTCTGCAACATCAGCAAGTGCAAGGGTATATGCTGCGTGGAAGGGGATTTTGGCGCTCCACTGGAAAAGGATGAGATACAGCAGATAAAATCGGATTACAAGAAGAAGCCCGCCCAGCACCAGCAGCGTCTTAAAGCGCATTAA